ATGCGGTACCGGATCCGGATCTCGTGTTCGAACGGCTCGACGTGGATGTCCGAAGCGCCGCGCTTGACGGCGTCGGTGAGGATGCCGTTGATCAGCTTGACCACCGGCGCGTCGTCGACCGCGGCCTGCAGTGCGGTGGTGACCTCCTCCTCTTCGTCGGCCACCACCTCGACGTCTTCGCCGATCCCCTCCATCTCGCGGAGGATCGTCTGCAGCTGCTCGTCGCCGGTCTCGAAGTGCTTCTCGATCAGCGTCTTGAGGGTCTGCTCGCCGGCCAGGACCGGAAAGAGGTCGAACCGCGTGATGAACTTCAGGTCCTCGAGGAGCCCCTGGTCGGCCGGGTCGGCAACCGCCACCGTGAGGGTGCGCCCCTCGCGCTTGAGGGGCAGCACCATCCGCTTCATCGCCAGGTCGCTGGGGATCAGCCGCAGGACCCGGGGGTCGGCCTCGAAATGGGAGAGGTCGACGGCCGGCATCCGGTACTGGCGCGCCAGCACCTTGGTGAGCTCCAGCTCGGGGATCATCCCCTGCTTGACGAGGATCAACCCGAGGCGCTGGTGCGTGGTCCGCTGCTCGTGAAGGGCGTGATTCAGCTGGTCCCGGGTGATCAGCCCCTGGGACACCAGCAGGTCCCCCAATCGCTCGGCGGCCTGGGGGCCGTCGTCGCGGCCAGCGCTCTTGGAAGTCGTCGGTGCAGTCATTCCACTCCGGAAGTGCAAAGGCAATGCCTTGAACCCCGGCACCCGGCCACCGGCATCACGGTCAGGGCAGTTGGAGGTGCGCGGCGAGGCCGCGAAGCACGCTGGCAGGCAGTCCGGGGACCCGTCGGAGGTCGTCGAGACGGCGAAATGGGCCCGCGCTGTCGCGAAATGCTACAATTGCCTTCGCTCGAGTTGGGCCGATGCCCGGCAAGGCATCCCATTCTGCCACCCCCGCGCGATTCGGGTCGAATCCCGCAGCAGTGGCCACTCCCCCAGCATCGGCCGTCCGGGCACTGAAGCTGAGGTGCGGGGCCAGCTTGGTGAGCATCGCCGGGCCGACGCCGGCGACGCGGTCCAGTCCGGCCGTGCCGCCAAACGCCCCGCGCCTCTCGCGATCCGCCACGATCCGTTTTGCCAGCGCCGGCCCGACTCCCGGCAGCCGCTGCAGTTCGGCGACCCCGGCCCGGTCGATGTCGACCCGCTCCCCCGTGCCGAGTGGGGCGGCAAGGGCCACGGCGCTGTCGCGATGGGCGAGCGGGTCACCGTCGCCGGCCGGGTCGAGGAGGGTGACGGCTCCCGGCGGGCCATTCGCGGCCCCGCGGGCGGCGTGGAGAAAATGGCCACCAAGGGCCAGCACCCCGAGGGTGAGGAGGGAACGGCGTTCGGCGCGGGTCACCTGGCAAGCCTCGCCGGTACCCCGCGCCGTCATGGGACCTCCCTACCGCCAAGCGGTACCGCCGCACGCGGCGGCAGGCCGCGCTATTTGCCGCCCGCCTCGGCCCGGCGGATCGTTCCGACCGCGACGTTCCCCACGGCACCCAGGCTCGCCGCCGACACCTTGTCGATGGTGTCGTCCTTGGTGTGCCAGGGCGGGTAGCTGAAGTCGATCACGTCGATGGCGCGGATGCCGGCGGCGATCAGCGGCGTATGGTCATCGGTCATCGCCTGCCCGGATTCGCGGACGAAGATGTGGCCGTACCCCATCTTCTCGGCCGTCCCCCAGACCAGGTCGACGATGTCGGGGGCGGCGATCTGCGAAAAGCCCTCGATCGGGAGGCGGAGATCCTTGTCGCCCACCATATCGAAGAGGACGGCGAAGCGCGGCTTCGCGGGCCCCGGCAGGTTCTTGGCGAAGTAGGTCGACCCGATCAGCACATCCGGACCGAGCGGCGTGGTGAAATGGCCGTAGTCCTCGCCATCGGCAAAGAGCAGGTCGACGCCCTGCGTCGGCCGCTGCTTCTTGAGCGCATCCATCACCCCGAGCAGAATCGCCACGCCTGACCCGCCATCGTTGGCGCCGGGCACCACCTGCGTGGTGTCCTTCTGCCCGGGACCGTCGGTGCGGGGGCGCGTGTCCCAGTGGGCCACGTAGAGGATCCGCTCCGTCGCCGCCGGATTGAAGCGGGCGATGACGTTGACCTGTGGGATCGAGTCGCCGGTGAGCGTCCGATGCCACCACCGTTGCACCACCACCGTGTCCGCCCCGGCGCGCGCCAGCGAGTCGAGCCAGGCCGCCATGGCCGCGTGTCCCGGCGTGCCCGGAATGCGCGGGCCGAAGGCGAGCTGCTGTTCGACGCGCGTCAGCGCTGCGGCGCCGTCGAACTCCTTCACCAGCTGCGCCTCGCTGCCATCGGCACAACCGGCGAGCAGGGCGAGCGCCGCGGGCAGGAAGCTGCGTCTCATTGGAAGTCCGCTGAAGAAAGTGGCATGCTGAAAAAGATCGAGAGCGCGAGGTTCGAACTCTTGCGCTGCAGGTGGCGGACGTCGTTGAGCGTCCACCCGACGCTGACGCCTGTCTGGATGCTGCCCCGGATGTCGGTGTTCAGGCCGCCGCGCACCTCCCACTGG
The DNA window shown above is from Gemmatimonadota bacterium and carries:
- a CDS encoding helix-hairpin-helix domain-containing protein; this translates as MTARGTGEACQVTRAERRSLLTLGVLALGGHFLHAARGAANGPPGAVTLLDPAGDGDPLAHRDSAVALAAPLGTGERVDIDRAGVAELQRLPGVGPALAKRIVADRERRGAFGGTAGLDRVAGVGPAMLTKLAPHLSFSARTADAGGVATAAGFDPNRAGVAEWDALPGIGPTRAKAIVAFRDSAGPFRRLDDLRRVPGLPASVLRGLAAHLQLP
- a CDS encoding M28 family peptidase, translating into MRRSFLPAALALLAGCADGSEAQLVKEFDGAAALTRVEQQLAFGPRIPGTPGHAAMAAWLDSLARAGADTVVVQRWWHRTLTGDSIPQVNVIARFNPAATERILYVAHWDTRPRTDGPGQKDTTQVVPGANDGGSGVAILLGVMDALKKQRPTQGVDLLFADGEDYGHFTTPLGPDVLIGSTYFAKNLPGPAKPRFAVLFDMVGDKDLRLPIEGFSQIAAPDIVDLVWGTAEKMGYGHIFVRESGQAMTDDHTPLIAAGIRAIDVIDFSYPPWHTKDDTIDKVSAASLGAVGNVAVGTIRRAEAGGK